In a genomic window of Zingiber officinale cultivar Zhangliang chromosome 9B, Zo_v1.1, whole genome shotgun sequence:
- the LOC122024848 gene encoding probable mannose-1-phosphate guanylyltransferase 1 isoform X1: MKALILVGGFGTRLRPLTLSFPKPLVDFANKPMILHQIEALKDVGVTEVILAINYQPEVMINFLKDFEDKLGIKIICSQETEPLGTAGPLALARDKLINGSGEPFFVLNSDVISEYPFAELIQFHKAHGGEASIMVTKVDEPSKYGVVVMDEESGRVDRFVEKPKIFVGNKINAGIYLLNPSVLDRIQLRPTSIEKEVFPKIATEKQLYSMVLPGFWMDIGQPKDYITGLRLYLDSLRKKAPSKLAAGPHIVGNVLIHDNAVVGEGCLIGPDVAIGPACVIEAGVRLSRCTVMQGTRIKKHACVSSSIIGWHSTVGQWARIDNMTILGEDVHVSDEVYSNGGVILPHKEIKSSILNPEIVM; the protein is encoded by the exons ATGAAAGCACTCATTCTTGTTGGAGGATTTGGCACCCGCCTTCGACCTTTGACTCTTAGTTTCCCCAAGCCACTTGTTGATTTTGCTAACAAACCAATGATCCTTCATCAG ATTGAAGCTTTGAAGGATGTTGGAGTCACTGAAGTCATTTTGGCCATCAATTATCAGCCAGAG GTTATGATCAACTTTCTGAAGGACTTTGAGGATAAGCTTGGAATTAAAATCATCTGCTCACAAGAGACTGAACCACTTGGAACTGCTGGTCCCCTGGCTTTAGCCAGAGACAAACTAATAAATGGTTCAGGTGAACCCTTCTTCGTCCTAAACAGTGACGTTATAAGTGAATACCCCTTTGCTGAACTGATTCAGTTTCACAAAGCACATGGTGGAGAGGCAAGCATTATGGTGACCAAG GTTGATGAACCATCCAAATATGGTGTCGTGGTCATGGACGAAGAGAGTGGAAGGGTCGATAGGTTTGTGGAGAAGCCAAAAATTTTTGTCGGGAACAAGATCAATGCTGGGATTTACTTGCTGAATCCATCCGTCTTGGATCGTATCCAGCTTAGGCCAACCTCTATCGAGAAGGAAGTTTTTCCAAAAATTGCAACAGAGAAACAACTCTATTCCATGGTCCTACCAGGTTTCTGGATGGACATCGGCCAGCCAAAGGACTACATCACAGGCTTAAGGCTCTACCTGGACTCATTGCGGAAAAAAGCACCATCGAAGTTAGCTGCAGGCCCTCATATCGTCGGCAATGTTCTGATCCATGACAATGCTGTGGTAGGAGAGGGATGCCTCATTGGCCCAGACGTTGCCATTGGTCCTGCATGCGTGATCGAGGCAGGAGTAAGGTTGTCAAGGTGCACGGTGATGCAAGGTACCCGCATCAAGAAGCACGCATGCGTCTCCAGCAGCATTATCGGTTGGCACTCGACAGTGGGTCAATGGGCGCGGATTGATAACATGACCATCCTCGGCGAGGACGTGCATGTTTCTGATGAGGTATACAGCAATGGAGGGGTTATTCTTCCACACAAGGAAATCAAGTCAAGCATCTTGAATCCTGAAATAGTGATGTGA
- the LOC122024848 gene encoding probable mannose-1-phosphate guanylyltransferase 1 isoform X2 → MINFLKDFEDKLGIKIICSQETEPLGTAGPLALARDKLINGSGEPFFVLNSDVISEYPFAELIQFHKAHGGEASIMVTKVDEPSKYGVVVMDEESGRVDRFVEKPKIFVGNKINAGIYLLNPSVLDRIQLRPTSIEKEVFPKIATEKQLYSMVLPGFWMDIGQPKDYITGLRLYLDSLRKKAPSKLAAGPHIVGNVLIHDNAVVGEGCLIGPDVAIGPACVIEAGVRLSRCTVMQGTRIKKHACVSSSIIGWHSTVGQWARIDNMTILGEDVHVSDEVYSNGGVILPHKEIKSSILNPEIVM, encoded by the exons ATGATCAACTTTCTGAAGGACTTTGAGGATAAGCTTGGAATTAAAATCATCTGCTCACAAGAGACTGAACCACTTGGAACTGCTGGTCCCCTGGCTTTAGCCAGAGACAAACTAATAAATGGTTCAGGTGAACCCTTCTTCGTCCTAAACAGTGACGTTATAAGTGAATACCCCTTTGCTGAACTGATTCAGTTTCACAAAGCACATGGTGGAGAGGCAAGCATTATGGTGACCAAG GTTGATGAACCATCCAAATATGGTGTCGTGGTCATGGACGAAGAGAGTGGAAGGGTCGATAGGTTTGTGGAGAAGCCAAAAATTTTTGTCGGGAACAAGATCAATGCTGGGATTTACTTGCTGAATCCATCCGTCTTGGATCGTATCCAGCTTAGGCCAACCTCTATCGAGAAGGAAGTTTTTCCAAAAATTGCAACAGAGAAACAACTCTATTCCATGGTCCTACCAGGTTTCTGGATGGACATCGGCCAGCCAAAGGACTACATCACAGGCTTAAGGCTCTACCTGGACTCATTGCGGAAAAAAGCACCATCGAAGTTAGCTGCAGGCCCTCATATCGTCGGCAATGTTCTGATCCATGACAATGCTGTGGTAGGAGAGGGATGCCTCATTGGCCCAGACGTTGCCATTGGTCCTGCATGCGTGATCGAGGCAGGAGTAAGGTTGTCAAGGTGCACGGTGATGCAAGGTACCCGCATCAAGAAGCACGCATGCGTCTCCAGCAGCATTATCGGTTGGCACTCGACAGTGGGTCAATGGGCGCGGATTGATAACATGACCATCCTCGGCGAGGACGTGCATGTTTCTGATGAGGTATACAGCAATGGAGGGGTTATTCTTCCACACAAGGAAATCAAGTCAAGCATCTTGAATCCTGAAATAGTGATGTGA